One stretch of Asterias rubens chromosome 8, eAstRub1.3, whole genome shotgun sequence DNA includes these proteins:
- the LOC117293411 gene encoding histamine N-methyltransferase-like: protein MDSKILMKLHQREQRRIHAVIVEPNAPMMERYKALVVKESEMMRGIDFEWRQETLEGFQKSQNGVEDKFHFIVSVSSIYYIDDKERYIQYMYDILEDDGVLMITIMSGDTPPSCWTAWLDLKYVESSQRQEPLLNSCDLARLFENLSIPVSEIVHLKYSVNVTPCFASPLDNLSEEANRVLDFLTHVDGFTQNTPVEYQESFLEILGSEDQTERDASGQFLLGQDHVVFIIRGTGST, encoded by the exons ATGGACAGCAAGATCTTGATGAAACTCCACCAGCGTGAACAGCGCCGCATCCACGCCGTCATTGTAGAGCCAAACGCCCCGATGATGGAGCGTTACAAAGCACTGGTAGTCAAAGAGTCCGAGATGATGAGAGGCATCGACTTCGAGTGGAGACAAGAAACTTTGGAAGGGTTTCAAAAGAGTCAGAACGGGGTGGAGGATAAATTTCATTTCATCGTATCCGTCAGCTCAATCTACTACATCGATGACAAAGAAAGGTATATTCAGTATATGTACGACATACTGGAGGATGATGGCGTTCTGATGATCACAATCATGTCAG GAGATACACCCCCTAGCTGTTGGACGGCCTGGCTGGATCTTAAGTATGTCGAAAGTAGCCAGAGACAGGAACCTCTCCTTAATTCTTGTGACCTCGCGAGACTTTTTGAAAACCTGAGTATTCCAGTGAGTGAGATAGTGCACTTGAAGTACTCAGTGAACGTCACACCATGCTTTGCTAGTCCCCTCGATAATCTGTCAGAGGAAGCGAACAGGGTACTAGACTTCCTGACACACGTGGACGGTTTCACCCAAAACACACCCGTGGAGTATCAAGAAAGTTTTCTAGAAATATTAGGGAGTGAAGATCAAACCGAGAGAGATGCATCCGGGCAATTTCTACTCGGTCAAGATCACGTGGTGTTCATCATACGCGGCACTGGTTCAACTTAA
- the LOC117293410 gene encoding Bardet-Biedl syndrome 7 protein homolog: MMELNLHRADYLQVGVTSPRSMRLLPEKKPKAVQKVAVADQTGVLQCFNMKKGEPVSAFKTLPGPKIARLELGGALGTPPDKVFITSGSEVKGFTKKGKQFLGFDTNLTESIKTMWVCGSHLFLGGNYIFNHYIDCKDENYYLCSDRINDIICLPLNRVKEVTPVLACQDRVLRVLDGSNLLYEVEVAGPPQSLCLFADEGGEDGEEVLYGTSDGKVGLVQLGRTTPNHKWEIPNEKRNGGVLCMDNYDITADGIADLLVGRDDGLMEVYGYDESDEPVLRFSQTLSESISSIQGGVLATAGYDEIVACTYAGWIQGLSTEPPQKEAGPGEKVKVSQDTQNKITHLKTELENLQRRVIQEREKYHYSAMNTKAISAVPYFNINDRFSLNRDDASYTLSIEVQVAIDNVLLQSDVPIDLLDVDKNSAVVSYSSCDTENGNFLLATYRCQANTTRLELKVRSIEGQYGVLQAYITPRLQPKTCQVRQYRIKPLSLHQRTHVLDDTRPMNSLKLSGQFSLAEIHSWVCFCLPEIPDRTPPGDSINFHFLSTFLDTQLDCFYKKGEGIFRSDNISTISILKDVLTKEATKRKINLNISYELQDESVPDTLKRLHPKLEYQLLLAKKVQLIDALKELQIHEGDLEFMSPEYRQILSEADKLQAEYKKQPCHLERLYGMITDLFIDKFKFKGTNVKTKVPQLLEVLDNYELQNLIDFFTSGGS; encoded by the exons ATGATGGAGTTAAATCTGCATAGGGCTGACTACCTCCAG GTTGGAGTGACGTCGCCTCGAAGCATGAGGTTACTACCGGAGAAGAAACCCAAAGCAGTTCAGAAAGTGGCTGTCGCAGATCAAACTGGCGTATTACAGTGCTTCAATATGAAGAAAGGAGAGCCAGTA agtgcctttaagactctCCCTGGACCTAAGATTGCTCGTCTGGAGCTCGGAGGGGCCTTGGGAACGCCTCCGGACAAAGTGTTCATCACATCCgggtcagaggtcaaaggtTTCACCAAGAAGGGCAAGCAGTTCTTGGGGTTTGACACCAATCTGACAGAGAGCATCAAAACAAT GTGGGTATGTGGCAGCCATCTTTTCCTAGGCGGTAATTACATCTTTAATCACTACATCGATTGCAAAGATGAGAATTACTATCTCTGTAGCGACCGCATCAACGATATCATCTGCTTGCCGCTGAACCGTGTCAAGGAGGTGACTCCCGTCCTAGCGTGCCAGGATCGCGTCTTGAGGGTTCTAGATGGATCCAACCTATTGTATGAAGTGGAAGTGGCCGGGCCCCCACAGTCACTGTGTTTGTTTGCTGATGAGGGAG GTGAGGACGGTGAAGAGGTTCTGTATGGAACATCTGATGGCAAGGTCGGACTGGTGCAGCTTGGAAG AACTACTCCAAACCATAAGTGGGAGATACCAAATGAGAAGCGTAATGGGGGTGTTCTCTGCATGGATAACTATGACATCACTGCAGACGGGATAGCTGATTTGCTGGTGGGGAGGGACGATGGCTTGATGGAAGTGTACGGATATGATGAATCTGATGAACCTGTTTTGAGATTCAGTCAG acTTTGAGCGAGAGTATCAGCTCTATTCAGGGAGGTGTGTTAGCAACAGCCGGATATGATGAAATAGTTGCATGTACATATGCAG GTTGGATTCAAGGACTAAGCACGGAGCCGCCTCAAAAAGAAGCCGGGCCTGGAGAGAAAGTCAAAGTCAGTCAAGACACTCAGAATAAGATCACGCATCTTAA GACAGAGCTTGAAAATCTTCAACGCCGTGTCATCCAAGAAAGGGAGAAGTACCACTACTCGGCAATGAACACTAAAGCCATCTCGGCCGTGCCGTACTTCAACATCAACGATCGCTTCTCGCTGAATCGAGACGATGCTAGCTACACGCTAAGCATCGAAGTACAAGTTGCTATCGACAACGTGTTGCTGCAGAGTGACGTCCCGATTGATTTGTTGGACGTAGACAAAAACTCTGCTGTGGTTAGCTACAGTTCCTGTGATACAGAG AATGGCAACTTCCTGCTGGCTACCTATCGATGCCAAGCCAACACAACGCGGCTGGAGCTGAAAGTGCGATCAATAGAGGGCCAATACGGTGTATTACAAGCGTACATCACACCGCGGCTACAGCCGAAGACGTGTCAAGTCAGACAGTACAGAATCAAACCTTTATCTCTCCATCAGAGGACTCATGTACTTGATGACACAAG GCCGATGAACTCGCTGAAGCTGAGTGGTCAGTTCAGCTTGGCCGAGATCCACTCCTGGGTATGTTTCTGTCTCCCTGAGATTCCAGATCGGACCCCGCCCGGTGACAGCATCAACTTTCACTTCCTCTCAACATTCCTGGATACACAGCTAGATTGCTTCTATAA GAAAGGCGAGGGCATTTTCCGTTCCGACAATATCTCGACCATCTCCATCTTGAAAGATGTCTTGACGAAGGAGGCAACAAAGCGTAAGATCAATCTGAACATCAGCTACGAGCTTCAGGATGAATCCGTCCCTGACACCTTGAAACGTCTCCATCCAAAACTGGAGTATCAACTCCTCTTAGCCAAGAAAGTGCAGCTCATTGATGCATTAAAG GAGCTTCAGATTCATGAAGGAGATCTTGAGTTCATGTCTCCAGAGTATCGGCAGATTCTTAGCGAGGCGGACAAACTTCAGGCAGAGTACAAGAAGCAACCCTGTCACCTTGAGAGACTGTACG GCATGATCACCGATCTCTTCATCGACAAGTTTAAGTTCAAGGGAACCAACGTCAAGACTAAGGTACCTCAACTCCTCGAGGTACTAGATAACTACGAGCTTCAAAACCTCATTGATTTCTTCACCTCGGGAGGGTCGTAA